One Candidatus Cetobacterium colombiensis genomic window carries:
- a CDS encoding GNAT family N-acetyltransferase encodes MVHLGTKELYSDRLILRKLRELDAEMMFNNWCTDSDVTKYLRWLPHKNIDITKSLLKNWVNNYESDKNYLWGIELKENGQLIGTIAVVDLDKFEIGYALSKNMWGKGIMTEALDRVIKFFFEEVGAEKIVSWHDILNPASGKVMLKVGMRYIGNEKNYYINPFGEKIEVAKYEIIKK; translated from the coding sequence ATGGTACATTTAGGGACTAAAGAATTATACAGCGATAGACTTATTTTAAGAAAATTACGAGAACTTGATGCAGAAATGATGTTTAATAATTGGTGTACAGACAGTGATGTTACAAAATATCTGAGATGGTTACCTCATAAAAATATTGATATTACTAAGTCTTTATTAAAAAACTGGGTAAATAATTATGAGAGTGATAAAAATTATTTATGGGGGATAGAACTAAAAGAGAATGGACAGCTTATAGGAACTATTGCAGTTGTAGATCTTGATAAATTTGAGATTGGATATGCTCTTTCAAAGAATATGTGGGGAAAGGGAATTATGACTGAAGCATTGGACAGAGTGATAAAATTTTTCTTTGAAGAGGTTGGAGCAGAAAAAATTGTATCTTGGCATGATATTTTAAATCCTGCTTCTGGAAAAGTAATGTTGAAGGTGGGAATGAGATATATTGGAAATGAAAAAAATTATTATATTAATCCTTTTGGAGAAAAAATAGAAGTGGCAAAATATGAGATAATAAAAAAATAA
- a CDS encoding metal-sensing transcriptional repressor, which yields MKTEKEKAVLMLKTCRGQIDATLKMIDDGRYCMDVVNQILAAEALLKKANKLIIKQHMEKCVKNAFDKVDIDEKMAEVIDVLNKVMK from the coding sequence ATGAAAACTGAAAAAGAAAAGGCTGTATTAATGTTAAAAACTTGTAGAGGACAAATTGATGCAACGTTAAAGATGATAGATGATGGTAGATATTGTATGGATGTAGTTAATCAAATTTTAGCTGCTGAAGCGTTATTAAAAAAAGCAAATAAATTAATTATAAAACAACATATGGAAAAATGTGTAAAAAACGCCTTTGACAAAGTAGATATTGATGAAAAAATGGCTGAAGTTATAGATGTTTTAAATAAAGTTATGAAATAG
- a CDS encoding S66 family peptidase: MKFKLKKGDKIGFFSPSSPVTAISPERFMRAKKYLEDKDFILVEGSRTGKQDFYRSGTIQERVEELNSLIRDPEIKCIISTIGGLNSNSLLPYIDYEAFKKNPKIIIGYSDVTAILLGIYAKTGITTFYGPALVASFGELPPYVDETFSCFDDIFIKNLKLPYTYKNPEFWTDEMIKWEEQDCSKTPVKNELITLEEGKATGRVIGGNLMTIGGFWGSPYMPDIREGDILFIEDSLKTAGIVERNYAFLKVNGVFSKVAGVIIGKHEKFDDLGTGRKHYEIFQEVIGKLNIPVLAEFDCCHTHPMLTLPIGATIELDATNKKVTLIDF; this comes from the coding sequence ATGAAATTTAAATTAAAAAAAGGGGATAAGATTGGTTTTTTTTCTCCGTCAAGTCCAGTAACAGCTATATCACCAGAAAGATTTATGAGGGCAAAAAAATATCTAGAGGATAAAGATTTTATTTTAGTTGAAGGAAGCAGAACTGGAAAGCAGGATTTCTATCGTTCAGGAACTATACAAGAGAGAGTAGAGGAGCTTAACTCACTTATCAGAGATCCAGAAATTAAATGTATAATATCAACAATTGGAGGACTTAATTCAAATTCTCTGCTCCCATATATCGATTATGAAGCCTTCAAAAAAAATCCTAAGATAATTATAGGGTACTCCGATGTAACAGCAATTCTTTTGGGAATATATGCAAAAACAGGGATAACTACTTTCTATGGTCCTGCATTAGTTGCAAGTTTTGGAGAGCTTCCCCCATATGTTGATGAAACTTTCTCATGCTTTGATGATATTTTTATAAAAAATCTAAAATTGCCGTACACATATAAAAACCCTGAATTTTGGACAGATGAGATGATAAAATGGGAAGAGCAGGATTGTTCCAAAACTCCTGTAAAAAATGAGCTTATAACTTTGGAGGAAGGAAAAGCAACTGGCAGAGTTATCGGTGGAAATTTGATGACAATTGGTGGATTCTGGGGAAGTCCATATATGCCTGATATTAGAGAGGGAGATATTCTTTTTATTGAAGATTCTCTGAAAACTGCAGGAATTGTTGAAAGAAATTATGCATTTTTAAAAGTAAACGGAGTTTTTAGTAAAGTAGCAGGTGTAATCATAGGGAAACATGAAAAGTTTGATGACTTAGGAACTGGACGGAAGCATTATGAGATTTTCCAAGAAGTAATTGGAAAGTTAAATATTCCAGTGTTAGCTGAATTTGACTGCTGTCACACTCATCCTATGCTAACACTTCCAATAGGAGCAACAATAGAATTGGATGCAACTAATAAGAAAGTAACTTTGATTGATTTTTAA
- a CDS encoding replication initiation protein, whose product MKKQIDLFKPSIIITNNVPLTALQLDLFNYFLKGAYEQLEKNVLTGIFKFAVEEIKDNCSPRLNSYNKIYEEVKEIYDKEFEFNILGKDKSTGTIKSRFIPSIIQNKNNLIEITLEPVTINALRMMIAKKQQIDLPGMPHSELEVSPYLSLSYEEHKNIKFYPAKVVYEIVKDYEGYPIPEINVDDFKKITDTVGKYPTTYASMVLKKIEKILNENYNINVSLTSIKQGRVITSIKIESDLNRKKAKEVTFEEIEAEYKEYLVAGGLDPNRNYPKSTLTGFLNKRKYKLKVE is encoded by the coding sequence ATGAAAAAACAAATAGATTTATTTAAACCATCTATTATTATAACTAATAATGTTCCACTAACTGCTTTACAACTAGATTTATTCAATTATTTTCTTAAAGGAGCATATGAACAACTAGAAAAAAATGTTTTAACTGGCATATTTAAATTTGCAGTTGAAGAAATAAAAGATAATTGTAGTCCAAGACTTAATTCATATAATAAAATTTATGAAGAAGTTAAAGAAATTTATGATAAAGAATTTGAATTTAATATATTAGGAAAAGATAAAAGTACAGGAACTATTAAATCTCGTTTTATACCATCTATAATACAAAATAAAAACAATCTTATAGAGATCACACTAGAACCAGTTACAATTAATGCCTTGAGAATGATGATAGCTAAAAAACAACAAATAGACCTTCCTGGGATGCCACATTCTGAATTAGAAGTTTCGCCTTACTTATCACTAAGTTATGAAGAACATAAAAATATTAAATTTTATCCTGCTAAAGTTGTTTATGAAATTGTAAAAGATTATGAAGGTTATCCAATTCCTGAAATTAATGTAGATGATTTTAAAAAGATAACTGATACAGTTGGTAAATATCCTACAACTTATGCTTCAATGGTTTTAAAGAAAATTGAAAAAATATTAAATGAAAATTATAATATAAATGTATCTTTAACAAGCATAAAACAAGGTAGAGTAATTACTAGCATAAAAATAGAAAGTGACTTAAATAGAAAAAAAGCTAAAGAAGTTACTTTTGAAGAAATTGAAGCTGAATATAAAGAATATTTAGTTGCTGGAGGACTAGATCCAAATAGAAATTATCCAAAATCAACTTTAACTGGATTTTTAAATAAAAGAAAATATAAACTAAAGGTAGAATAA
- a CDS encoding heavy-metal-associated domain-containing protein — protein sequence MKRKVIINGMSCMNCVRHAKEALAEIPGMESVEVDLATKSAIVIGDVAEDLIVKALADHDYEVVEIQEA from the coding sequence ATGAAAAGAAAAGTTATAATTAATGGAATGAGTTGTATGAATTGTGTTAGACATGCTAAAGAAGCTTTAGCAGAAATCCCTGGAATGGAATCAGTTGAAGTTGATTTAGCTACTAAATCAGCTATTGTAATTGGTGATGTAGCTGAGGATTTAATAGTAAAAGCATTGGCAGATCATGACTATGAAGTTGTAGAAATTCAGGAAGCATAA
- a CDS encoding protein-tyrosine phosphatase family protein has translation MSMTVGGAKAILNAVIERTIKSIERLPSYEKELANDKATLAYINNLQDNGDPLPGGSPYDSFTDWKEFIEKQIRAGENSLDRVSVEKAELMAFEYFVETAPEA, from the coding sequence ATGTCAATGACAGTAGGTGGAGCAAAAGCAATTTTAAATGCAGTAATTGAAAGAACTATCAAATCAATTGAGAGATTACCATCATATGAAAAGGAGCTTGCAAATGATAAGGCAACATTAGCTTATATCAATAATTTGCAAGATAATGGAGATCCGTTACCAGGTGGAAGTCCTTACGACTCTTTTACTGATTGGAAAGAGTTTATTGAAAAGCAAATTAGAGCTGGAGAAAACTCTTTAGATAGAGTTTCTGTTGAGAAAGCTGAACTTATGGCTTTTGAGTACTTTGTGGAAACAGCCCCTGAGGCATAG
- a CDS encoding ribbon-helix-helix protein, CopG family, which yields MKTTTQNIFKPIVSIRIPRKLLQKIDAKAKEKNTTRSFIINQMLKECTTR from the coding sequence ATGAAAACAACAACTCAAAACATATTCAAACCCATTGTAAGCATTAGAATCCCAAGAAAACTTCTACAGAAAATTGATGCAAAGGCGAAAGAAAAAAATACGACGAGATCGTTCATTATAAATCAAATGTTAAAAGAATGTACAACCCGATAA
- a CDS encoding heavy metal translocating P-type ATPase codes for MRENTFKIEGMTCSACSGHVEKATRKLNGVIEATVNLATEKLVVKFDENKISSEEIVTAIENAGYKATSQEKVDVNKTENLREKEIKELWNRFIISLIFTIPLLIISMGHMVGYSLPDFICPEISPKTFALAQLILTTPVMLIGYKFFKVGVRTFLKGSPNMDSLIAIGTSAAYIYGIFAVVKIFQGYPRYAHELYFESAATILLLITLGKYLESVSKGKTSEAIKKLMGLAPKTARIEVNGAEKIIPLEDVKVGDIIIIKPGDKMPVDGVVTEGRTSIDESMLTGESIPVEKVIGSEIIGASINKNGSIKYKATRVGKDTALAQIIKLVEDAQGSKAPIAKLADIISGYFVPVVIVLAIISGLGWYFVTKNIEFSLTIFISVLVIACPCALGLATPTAIMIGTGKGAEYGVLIKSGEALESAHKVQTVIFDKTGTITEGKPKVTDILVKGEINQEELLSIAASAEKGSEHPLGEAIVKEAESKNIKLKKLETFVAIPGHGIEVKIEGKKILLGNKKLMDKNNINLIDLEEKSNILATEGKTPMFISIDNKIAGIIAVADTVKENSKKAIEILHKMGIEVAMITGDNKKTAQAIAAQVGIDRVFAEVLPKDKAAEVKRLQEEGKKVAMVGDGINDAPALAQSDVGIAIGSGTDVAIESADIVLMRSDLLDVPTAIKLSRETIKNIKQNLFWAFGYNILGIPVAMGILYLFGGPLLSPMIAGGAMSISSVSVISNALRLKGFKPNKI; via the coding sequence ATGAGAGAAAATACGTTTAAAATAGAAGGGATGACTTGTTCCGCTTGTTCAGGTCATGTTGAAAAAGCAACAAGAAAATTAAATGGAGTAATAGAAGCCACTGTAAATTTAGCAACTGAAAAGTTAGTTGTAAAGTTTGATGAAAATAAAATTTCATCGGAAGAGATTGTTACAGCAATTGAAAATGCTGGTTATAAAGCAACTTCTCAAGAAAAAGTAGATGTGAATAAAACTGAAAATTTAAGAGAAAAAGAGATAAAAGAATTATGGAATAGATTTATAATTTCTTTGATATTTACAATACCTCTATTAATAATATCAATGGGGCACATGGTTGGGTATTCTTTACCAGATTTTATATGTCCAGAGATCAGTCCAAAAACTTTTGCTTTAGCACAATTAATTTTAACAACTCCTGTTATGTTAATTGGATATAAATTTTTTAAAGTGGGAGTGAGAACCTTTTTAAAGGGAAGTCCTAATATGGATTCTTTAATAGCAATTGGAACTTCGGCAGCTTATATTTATGGAATATTTGCTGTTGTAAAAATATTTCAGGGATATCCAAGATATGCTCATGAATTATATTTTGAATCAGCGGCAACGATTCTTTTATTAATAACTCTGGGAAAATATTTAGAATCTGTAAGTAAAGGAAAGACTTCTGAAGCTATAAAAAAATTGATGGGATTAGCTCCTAAAACTGCAAGAATTGAAGTTAATGGAGCAGAAAAAATTATTCCTTTAGAGGATGTAAAAGTAGGAGATATTATTATAATTAAACCAGGAGATAAGATGCCTGTTGATGGAGTTGTAACAGAAGGAAGAACATCAATAGATGAATCTATGCTTACTGGTGAGAGCATTCCTGTAGAAAAAGTTATTGGTTCAGAAATTATAGGAGCTAGTATTAATAAAAATGGTTCTATAAAGTATAAAGCAACTAGAGTTGGAAAAGATACTGCTTTAGCTCAAATTATAAAACTTGTTGAAGATGCTCAAGGATCAAAAGCTCCAATAGCTAAATTAGCTGATATAATATCAGGTTATTTTGTACCTGTAGTAATAGTTTTAGCTATTATTTCAGGATTAGGATGGTACTTTGTTACAAAAAATATAGAATTCTCTTTAACTATATTTATCTCAGTTTTAGTTATTGCATGTCCTTGTGCATTAGGACTTGCAACTCCAACTGCTATTATGATAGGAACAGGAAAGGGTGCTGAATACGGAGTTCTTATAAAAAGTGGAGAAGCTTTAGAGTCTGCACATAAAGTCCAAACAGTTATATTTGATAAAACTGGAACAATAACAGAGGGAAAACCTAAAGTTACAGATATTTTAGTTAAAGGAGAGATAAATCAAGAGGAACTACTTTCAATTGCAGCTAGTGCTGAAAAGGGGTCTGAGCATCCTCTTGGAGAAGCTATTGTTAAAGAAGCTGAGAGTAAAAATATAAAATTAAAAAAATTAGAGACATTTGTAGCTATCCCTGGTCATGGAATTGAAGTTAAAATTGAGGGAAAAAAGATTCTTTTAGGAAATAAAAAATTAATGGATAAAAATAATATTAATTTAATTGATTTGGAAGAAAAATCTAATATCTTGGCAACGGAAGGTAAAACTCCTATGTTTATTTCAATAGATAATAAAATTGCTGGAATTATAGCTGTTGCAGATACTGTAAAAGAAAATTCTAAAAAAGCTATTGAGATTTTACATAAAATGGGAATTGAAGTTGCTATGATAACTGGTGACAATAAAAAAACAGCTCAGGCTATAGCAGCTCAAGTTGGTATAGATAGAGTTTTTGCTGAAGTTTTACCAAAAGATAAAGCAGCAGAAGTTAAAAGGTTACAAGAAGAAGGAAAAAAAGTTGCTATGGTTGGCGATGGTATAAATGATGCCCCTGCCTTAGCTCAATCAGACGTTGGAATAGCAATAGGATCTGGAACAGATGTTGCTATTGAATCAGCAGATATAGTTTTAATGAGAAGTGATTTATTAGACGTTCCTACAGCAATTAAATTGAGCAGAGAAACAATAAAAAATATAAAACAAAATTTATTTTGGGCTTTTGGTTATAATATTTTAGGAATTCCAGTAGCTATGGGAATACTGTATTTATTTGGTGGTCCATTGTTAAGTCCTATGATAGCAGGTGGAGCTATGAGTATAAGTTCAGTTTCTGTTATTTCAAATGCATTGAGATTAAAAGGTTTTAAACCTAATAAAATATAG